Proteins encoded by one window of Perca fluviatilis chromosome 13, GENO_Pfluv_1.0, whole genome shotgun sequence:
- the LOC120571342 gene encoding germ cell-specific gene 1-like protein, translated as MLENMSRRNRSLLSLTLTSLALTLSVSAFCTSYWCEGTHKVVKPACLSPVKLKNCGQNNSQPYITGTPTPDPGQLPSNVTLSPLQKEELARTQRRQLANAVNYIWETGEDKYMLRYFHTGFWLSCEKHNEGEDQVEKCRSFIELTPGETQGVLWLSVISEFMYISLLAMGFLLMCMEAICLCAKREMNALKINAYAAMCTVLSGLMGMVAHMMYTTVFQMTVSIGPKDWRPQTWDYGWSFAMAWLSFSCCMAAAVATLNSYTKTLIEMKHRARLRLEEVRAASCAPSYEEVVRAGSGGVYSVSQLIQLGQQGALMDPLWPRGMGPAGGMGGGRLVDPHGMVVVEGCGAEGCEDCEREMDEIDYALQEEREDSLC; from the exons ATGCTGGAGAACATGTCCAGACGTAACCGCTCCCTGCTGTCACTTACCCTCACCTCATTGGCCCTCACCCTGTCCGTCTCGGCTTTCTGCACCTCCTATTGGTGCGAGGGAACACACAAGGTGGTGaagcctgcctgcctgtcaccTGTCAAGTTGAAGAACTGCGGGCAGAACAACAGCCAGCCGTACATCACAG GGACCCCCACCCCAGACCCGGGGCAACTGCCCTCCAACGTGACACTCTCTCCGCTGCAGAAGGAGGAGCTGGCCAGGACACAGAGAAGGCAGCTGGCCAACGCCGTCAACTACATCTGGGAGACGGGCGAGGATAAGTACATGCTGCGCTACTTCCACACCGGCTTCTGGCTCTCCTGTGAGAAGCACAATGAAG GTGAGGATCAGGTAGAAAAGTGCCGCAGCTTCATTGAGCTGACCCCAGGAGAAACACAAG GTGTCCTCTGGCTTTCAGTCATCAGTGAGTTTATGTACATCAGTCTTCTGGCCATGGGCTTCCTGCTGATGTGTATGGAAGCGATTTGCCTCTGTGCCAAGAGGGAGATGAACGCCCTCAAGATCAACGCCTACGCCGCCATGTGCACTGTCCTCTCAg GTTTGATGGGGATGGTAGCACACATGATGTACACCACAGTGTTTCAGATGACTGTGAGCATCGGGCCCAAAGACTGGAGGCCACAGACCTGGGACTACGGATGGTCTTTTGC TATGGCGTGGCTGTCGTTCAGCTGCTGCATGGCGGCCGCCGTGGCCACGCTCAACTCCTACACCAAGACCCTCATTGAGATGAAGCACCGCGCCCGGCTGAGGCTGGAGGAGGTGCGTGCTGCTTCCTGCGCCCCCTCCTACGAGGAGGTCGTTCGAGCCGGCAGTGGAGGCGTTTACTCTGTCAGTCAGCTGATTCAGCTCGGCCAGCAGGGGGCACTCATGGACCCTCTGTGGCCCCGAGGAATGGGACCAGCGG GTGGAATGGGAGGGGGGCGGCTGGTGGACCCTCATGgtatggtggtggtggagggatGTGGCGCTGAAGGATGCGAAGACTGTGAACGGGAGATGGACGAGATAGATTACGCTctgcaggaggagagagaggactcGCTCTGCTAA
- the LOC120571343 gene encoding recoverin-like: protein MGNSKSGAVSKEILEDLKLHTKFTETEIAQWYENFKKQCPEGRISKEEFQSIYSRFFPESDAQTYAQHVFRSFDTNADGTLDFKEYIIALHMTSTGKTTSKLEWAFSLFDVDKNGYITKSEVKEICTAIFKLIPKDELAALAEDENTAEKRANKLWNVFEKGDNDRVAEGEFIQGVLDNEDALRLIQYTPAK from the exons ATGGGTAACTCAAAAAGCGGCGCTGTGTCCAAGGAGATCCTGGAGGACCTGAAACTCCACACCAAGTTCACAGAGACTGAGATTGCTCAGTGGTATGAGAACTTCAAGAAGCAGTGTCCAGAAGGGCGCATCTCAAAAGAGGAATTCCAGAGCATCTACAGCAGGTTCTTCCCGGAAAGTGACGCCCAGACATACGCCCAGCATGTCTTCCGCTCCTTTGACACAAACGCGGATGGAACACTGGACTTCAAGGAGTACATCATTGCTCTCCACATGACATCAACAGGGAAAACCACCAGCAAACTGGAATGGGCCTTCTCGCTGTTCGACGTGGACAAGAACGGATACATCACAAAGTCAGAGGTTAAGGAAATCTGTACG GCAATTTTCAAACTGATTCCTAAAGATGAGCTGGCTGCTCTGGCTGAGGATGAAAACACAGCTGAGAAGAGGGCAAACAAACTCTGGAATGTCTTTGAGAAGGGCGATAATG ACCGAGTTGCAGAAGGAGAGTTTATTCAGGGAGTGTTGGACAATGAAGATGCCCTCCGTTTGATTCAGTATACTCCTGCAAAGTAA